From the Lathyrus oleraceus cultivar Zhongwan6 chromosome 4, CAAS_Psat_ZW6_1.0, whole genome shotgun sequence genome, one window contains:
- the LOC127137825 gene encoding uncharacterized protein LOC127137825 produces MDRTWMYDRVYSNRHGLKEEYVRGVKDFVKRALKQPICKSEGGIRCPCINCKCLKIRTPTNVRLHLYRDGFQPDYWIWTQHGEVELNVNTRNDSNSSEHVHHDDQIEAMNQMVYDAFRPYGVFSHVNDNIEVEEYMEDEFPNEDAKRFYDKLISFNKPIYEGATQSILSISTQLLEIRSNWHVPQKGLDFVAQMLKSVCPVQKCLPENYYQATQLVSKLGLKVEKIDCCKNGCMLYYKDDSNLSECKFCNAPRFIPRKTGMGKYKDIPVKRMFYFPIIPRLQRLYASTESASEMRWHHMNKNSSNILRHPSDGKAWKHFDSVYPDFSREPRNVRLGLCSDGFTPYIQASASPYSCWPIIVTPYNLPPEMCMTKPYLFLACLIPGPKNPKLKIDVYLQPLIDDLHRLWSNGILTYDISTKQNFIMKACLMWTINDFPAYGMLSGWGTQGKLACPHCMEHTDAFTLKSGHKNSWFDCHRRFLPSNHSFRRSKRSFLKNRVVTNEPPPISTGKDIWAVISNFPKVTEIGWEAKWKEFEGYGVDHNWKKRSIFWDLPYWKDNLLRHNLDVMHIEKNVFDNIFNTVMNVKDKTKDNEKAREDLAKLCFRGDLELQPLENGKNGKPKASYTLTKSEAKKGYGAWDEEP; encoded by the exons ATGGATCGTACTTGGATGTACGATAGAGTATATTCCAATAGACACGGATTGAAAGAAGAGTATGTTCGCGGGGTTAAAGACTTCGTAAAGAGGGCTTTGAAACAACCTATTTGTAAATCTGAGGGAGGGATAAGGTGTCCGTGTATAAATTGCAAGTGTCTCAAGATAAGAACACCAACTAATGTTAGACTTCACTTGTATCGAGATGGATTTCAACCAGACTATTGGATTTGGACTCAACATGGAGAAGTAGAGCTCAATGTTAATACAAGGAATGATTCAAATAGTAGTGAGCATGTGCATCATGATGACCAAATTGAGGCAATGAATCAGATGGTGTATGATGCTTTTAGGCCTTATGGAGTATTCTCTCACGTGAATGATAACATAGAAGTTGAGGAATATATGGAGGATGAGTTTCCCAACGAAGATGCCAAACGATTTTATGACAAGTTGATATCTTTCAACAAGCCCATTTATGAGGGAGCTACCCAATCAATATTATCAATATCTACTCAACTTCTTGAAATTAGGTCTAATTGGCATGTACCACAAAAAGGTTTAGATTTTGTTGCACAAATGCTTAAAAGTGTATGTCCAGTTCAAAAATGCTTGCCCGAGAACTATTACCAAGCAACACAGTTGGTATCTAAGTTAGGGCTAAAGGTTGAGAAGATTGATTGTTGTAAGAATGGTTGTATGTTATATTACAAGGATGATAGCAATCTATCAGAGTGCAAATTTTGTAATGCTCCTAGGTTCATTCCTCGCAAGACTGGCATGGGAAAGTACAAAGATATACCAGTGAAGAGAATGTTCTACTTCCCAATCATTCCCAGATTACAAAGATTGTATGCATCAACTGAGTCGGCAAGTGAAATGAGATGGCATCACATGAACAAAAATAGTTCCAACATCCTTCGCCACCCGTCAGATGGAAAAGCATGGAAACATTTTGATAGTGTATATCCTGACTTTTCTAGGGAACCCAGAAATGTAAGGTTGGGTCTGTGTTCAGATGGTTTTACTCCTTACATTCAAGCGTCTGCTTCTCCATACTCATGTTGGCCAATAATAGTTACTCCGTATAATCTCCCCCCTGAAATGTGCATGACCAAACCATACTTGTTTTTGGCATGCCTCATACCCGGACCTAAAAACCCTAAATTAAAGATAGATGTCTACTTGCAACCATTGATTGATGATCTACATCGATTATGGTCCAATGGAATATTGACCTATGATATATCTACAAAACAAAACTTCATCATGAAAGCCTGCTTGATGTGgacaattaatgattttccagccTATGGTATGTTATCTGGATGGGGAACACAAGGTAAattggcatgccctcattgtATGGAACACACTGATGCTTTCACCTTGAAAAGTGGCCATAAGAATTCCTGGTTTGACTGTCATCGTCGTTTCTTGCCATCTAATCACTCCTTCAGAAGGAGTAAAAGAAGTTTCCTAAAAAATAGGGTTGTGACCAATGAGCCACCTCCCATTTCCACAGGGAAAGATATATGGGCGGTAATAAGTAATTTTCCAAAAGTTACTGAAATTGGATGGGAGGCAAAATGGAAAGAATTCGAAGGGTATGGAGTGGATCACAATTGGAAAAAGCGAAGTATTTTTTGGGATCTCCCATATTGGAAGGATAACTTGTTAAGGCATAACCTCGATGTGATGCACATAGAAAAAAACGTCTTCGATAATATATTTAATACTGTCATGAATGTTAAGGATAAAACAAAGGATAATGAAAAGGCAAGAGAAGACTTGGCTAAATTATGCTTTCGCGGGGACTTGGAGCTCCAACCCTTAGAAAACGGAAAGAATGGTAAACCAAAGGCTAGTTACACTCTAACCAAATCTGAAGCCAA AAAAGGGTACGGTGCATGGGATGAAGAGCCATGA